TCAATttcttatataataataataataataataatatagaaatATATTACAAGCCTATGGTGGCATCATCTCAACCAATCAAATTTTACTAAGACCCATTGCAGCCATTAGAAACTCTCCACGTGGAAGCTCAAACGCGTCTTGTCCCCACCTCGTAAAACTTGCAAATACAAAAGGAGATATTTTACACTGGGTATCAAACGAGCTGCTTACGGTTGTTCCGAGACGGTGATCTGGTGGCTACTGGTGGGTTATCTTGTTGCAATGCAGTCTCCCAGCGCCGGGCTACGCCGCGTACTTCTCCTCGCCTTTTGTGTTACCGGAATTTGGGCTGCTTATATTTATCAAGGGGTTCTTCAAGAGACCTTGTAAGCatgttcttttcttttattgagCACGAATTTTATTTGTAATCGATCACCTGTTACTTTATGATACACAGTTCTTGCGTCTTGTTGTTCgagtttaaattataaaataaaagcgAATTCTTTTTCTTATCTGATTGATAGATACTTTTGGTGGAAATTATAATGTGAATAGATCTGATCATATTTTCATTTTCCTAATATTCTATGTGTTCAATGCATTGAATCCTTCAGTGTCTAATGGAAAATTCGCTGATTATATTGTTTTAGGTCGACTAGAAGATTTGGTTCTGATAACAAGAGGTTCGAGCACTTGGCGTTCTTGAACTTGGCACAAAACGTAGTGTGTTTGATCTGGTCGTTTTTAAGTAAGTTTGCGAGGATCCATTTTCAATAAAAACTGATTTTTCTCCACTGGATGTTTTCTAATTGTGGTGTGATTGTTGCACAGTGATAAAGATTTGGTCTAATGGCGGAAATGGCGGAGCTCCTTGGTGGAGTTATTGGAGTGCTGGTATCACCAACACTATTGGCCCGGCTATGGGGATCGAAGCGTTGAAGTACATTAGTTACCCAGCTCAGGAAAGTTCAATGTTACATGGACCCTCACCCTTTTCTTTAGTTTCTTTATGTataaatgaatttaaatttctaaaatggTTAAATGCTTCTTTAGCTTGGTGCGTGATTGAGGAATTTTGACTGCTTTATTGAAATTGGAAATGGAATTTGATCTTCAATTTGACTCGCTGGTGCAGAAATTATGACATTGATGTCCTAATTGTTCACCTAAGGGTATCTCAAAATGGTTGATCTTTTATATGTCATCTTTCTTAACGAATCCATTTATAAGACCGTGTAGATGCGCATTTAACTGCCTTCTAGTGGTAACTTATTTAATATTCCACCTGTTGTCCATATAGTGATTTAGAAGATTCACTCTTTGAAAGTAATGTTTGACAAATTTTGCGGAAATGTCTGCATAATATGTTTTGTATGCATTATATACTTATGAAAAAATTAAGGAACCTGTTTCATCGAGGATCCACCAAAATGGCATAAAAAAATGGGAAATATAGGCTTATGCTTGCTTTATGGTTAACATAAGAAAGatcctaaattaaaatggttCTACGACTGTGTTTTCCCCTGAATTTTTTATACTGCCAGTTAGCTTTCTTACCACCaatcaatatatttttgttacttAAGATTAAGATCCCATGAAGCCTAATTGTTTCAGCTCATGCAAGATTTTGGACTAATTCTGCCATTATTGTGTTTAGGTTCTGGCAAAATCCTCAAAAATGATTCCGGGTAAgtcattaattattatatgtatGTTGGGTTAAATGTCCAAATCTTACTTTTGCCACCAAGCATTTAGTTCTTCGATTGCAATTGGAGGAATGACGATCGAATATTAGAATAAGCTCTTCCAAATCGACGAGGAAATAATCTGTAATTATGATTAGGAAATATAATGAGTCAATGTTGGTTGCTTCTTTTCAATCTAAATTTAGTTCCTTACTTGTATTGCATTGGACAGAAGTAGCACTGATTTTCAATTAGCATTTTTGGAATTTTGGTTGTATTAATTAtgatatcattaaaaaaattaatattaaaattccaATTGTACAACCTTGTTAATCGACATCTTTGTTTTGTGCAGTGATGCTGATGGGTACATTAGTTTATGGTATAAGATATACCTTCCCTGAGTATCTTTGCACGTTGCTTGTGGCTGGAGGGGTCTCCTGTTTTGCACTTTTGAAAGTATGCGTCCTAGTTACTCTGTTTTCTTTCAGTATTTGTGAACCTTCAGAGTGTAATCTAACCTTAAAAACTAAACCTTTGTTATCTATCAGTCATTCCATGTGAGTTGCTGACTTATGCGTCTGTGATAGGGCCCAATCAAGGAATTGATGTCGTTCCTTTGATGATTCCAAATAATTATCTGTTTTCTCTATTAATATCTACTTTTTGCTTTGTTTTTGTCCTAGACTAGCTCGAAGACTATAAGAAAACTAGCTCGCCCAAATGCTCCCCTTGGATATGCGCTTTGTTTTCTAAACCTTGCTTTTGATGGATTCACCAATGCCACTCAGGATTCTATTACAGCCAGGTAAAAATAGCGATCAGTCGGTCAACCTTTGACACTTGGTTTTTCCGTTTGCTATCAGTACTTCTCTAGAAGTGCAAACGAACCTAGTCATTTTGTTTGGGCATAATTATCAAGTAATAGTATGTGAAATCtcgaattaaattttaaatttacttataaaattttaaataaatacattaaaACCTGAAGAGGTATCTAATAAAATAACTCGGGTTCAAATTTGGATcgaaaatgtatttgaaaacGTAATATcgctgaaatttgataattttgaatactatgtcaaaaaatatttgGGTCAGCTCGAAAAGCTCATGAGCTGGCCTAATTCTTTTGTGTACATAGTTATCACTATTTTTTAATCAATCAATGAAGTCCATATTGTTCTCCAATGGctcatgatttaattttatCAGTAGTTATTGACATAAAGATTGACTTCGGCCTTCAGGTACCCAAAAACAAGTGCTTGGAATATAATGCTTGGAATGAACTTATGGGGAACAATTTACAACGTGATATTCATGTTTGGTCTTCCAAATGCCATGGGATACGATGCAATCATATTCTGCAAGTCGCACCCAGAAGCTGCATGGGACATTCTTCTCTACTGTCTGTGTGGTGCAGTGGGccaaaattttatattcttGACCATCAGTAGGTTTGGTTCCTTGACTAACACAACAATCACCACCACTCGAAAATTTGTAAGCATTGTCGTGTCTTCAGTTCTTAGCGGAAACCCCCTGTCGAAAAAACAATGGGGAAGTGTTGCGATGGTTTTCTCTGGATTGTCGTACCAGATTTACCTGAAATCGAAGAAGCTGCAAAGAATGCAGAAGAAGAGGAAGTCGGCATAACAAGGATCATGAATTTTTGACGTAATGTTGTAGTatctatatatttttccttCCAAGAGAGTGAATGAAACTTCAAGGTTTTAGGATTATTCAACTTGTTAAAGATGTATTGAGACTGATTCTTATAGTTATACAGCATGAAGGAAGTGTCGGCGTAGTATCTTCTTATTACAGTAACTCCAAGGACTCTCAAGACAGACCCACAAACGAGCACGTTATTTAAAGTCTGTGGTCGTGGTTGACTTGGGCATCATCTCGTAATTTAGTCTAGGTTATTacaaaatttattcaaataaagTGAGGCACTAGACAAAGTGGATGACAGCAATAATCTTCACATTTACTAGAAAGTTCCAAGATAATTCAGGCCTGTAGCCGGTAGGTCCATGGTTTGAGCACGACATTAAATGTAAAATCACCGTATCCTACAGCTTATATAATGTCTGTCGATGGAAGAACTATTATTGTAATTTTATATGCTTTCATTCGCTTGTCTCCAGTAAAATATTCTGAATCAACATACATATGCAATTAGTACATCATATTCTCCGATTCAACTTGCAGATAGATACATTTCCAAGAAATACTTTTAGCACAATCCAATGTGACctataaaacattttttttgggGTGGTTGGGTGGGGGGGCGTGTTTCATTGTTGACTGCCATTCAAAAGCACACTTTATTTTGTACAGGTTTCCCTCTACCTTGTACCAGTGACTTTTGCTTTGGCAATGATGACACTTGTTTCCCACCATCCACAGCTAACCACTTTAAATAACAGATAATTTGGATCCCCATTCTTCCCCACCCCCATCCCCACCCTCACCCTGCCCTGTTACAAATCTCATAAGAGGCAGCTTTGCAGAGAAGATAGAAGCCACAGAGAAAAAGGCAAGAAATTTTACCTTCTGTAAGTAAAAAATTCAGCTTAGCTTCCATAGCAGACTATCATTTTTCTATTCGATTCGGAACATTTTCTACATTGCATTCACTTCTGTTAAATTTCAACAAGATGGAATATACATCTGCACACAAGGAAATCTATTCCATTTCCACTCCAATGAGTATGAATTACATTAAAAATCTCTAAAcaccatatatatatgtatgaattACATTAAAAATCTCTAAAACACCgtgaaacatatatatatattatttagtaCTCTGCACACTAAAGCAAATAGGAGTCCGTTGAGATTCCTACTTTGCTCTCTTTTGACTCGTAACAATTTTTCTCTATATCAATATCTCTAAAGGGTAATCTTGGCGAGTTGCCAATGTATAGTTACGCATGTTGGTTCTGTACAATAGGCTTATCTAGCCACAAAAACATCTTGGAACAATGGATAGCCATATCCGAGCTCCATGacacaacaaacaaaagaatgaCACACCAAGGAACACCCAAAAGCCAATGTGAGTATGAGATAGAAAACTCTGGGATGCAGATCATGGCGATTGATCTTTCCTAGAATGCTCCATTAGCAAACTAGATTTGCAAAGTAGATCTTCGCAGGCCTATTTGGAAAAACTCAGGTCAAGATAACTGCAATCCAAGAACAGAAAATTCTGAAAaaagagattaaaaaaaaaaacactgcACGGTTCAAAAACTCCGGATGGGTATCGCGATGAATCTGAACTCCACAGATTATATTTTGTAAGATTGATCAGTGGCATTGGTCAGAGACAGTGGAGGAGGGATCTCTTGCACGGTGGAGCTTGTGAAGTAGTGGTCATTGGGCTTGGAGTTGTTGAGTCCATTCCAAGTGCTTTCATTAAGAAGTGCTTTTCCTGTGGAATgaatttgtaaagaaaaaactGCTGAGACCAATTATCCACAATATTTATGGAAAGAAGGCAGGATTTGAAATAGAAACAGAGATTAGAGAAGTGACACAAAACTGTGATTTGT
This genomic interval from Primulina huaijiensis isolate GDHJ02 chromosome 14, ASM1229523v2, whole genome shotgun sequence contains the following:
- the LOC140957854 gene encoding UDP-galactose/UDP-glucose transporter 3, translating into MQSPSAGLRRVLLLAFCVTGIWAAYIYQGVLQETLSTRRFGSDNKRFEHLAFLNLAQNVVCLIWSFLMIKIWSNGGNGGAPWWSYWSAGITNTIGPAMGIEALKYISYPAQVLAKSSKMIPVMLMGTLVYGIRYTFPEYLCTLLVAGGVSCFALLKTSSKTIRKLARPNAPLGYALCFLNLAFDGFTNATQDSITARYPKTSAWNIMLGMNLWGTIYNVIFMFGLPNAMGYDAIIFCKSHPEAAWDILLYCLCGAVGQNFIFLTISRFGSLTNTTITTTRKFVSIVVSSVLSGNPLSKKQWGSVAMVFSGLSYQIYLKSKKLQRMQKKRKSA